The Halorientalis sp. IM1011 genome window below encodes:
- a CDS encoding DUF488 domain-containing protein, which produces MGRSSGAGAVEETYVAALQHDLVSFEGDTMFVGVVRHPTGWFHGEVDENRPTLGPPADLLEETKQRHEDLKMQGLCDEEAHNQAWDDVGFEERYREHVRDSAEAQAALDGLADRVRDGETVVLVCFEGEDKRCHRHMLVEMLEQRLDGES; this is translated from the coding sequence ATGGGACGCAGTTCGGGGGCCGGCGCGGTCGAGGAGACCTACGTCGCCGCGCTCCAGCACGACCTCGTTTCCTTCGAGGGAGATACAATGTTCGTCGGTGTCGTCCGCCATCCCACGGGGTGGTTCCACGGCGAGGTCGACGAGAACCGGCCGACACTGGGGCCGCCCGCGGACCTGCTGGAGGAGACCAAACAGCGCCACGAGGACCTGAAGATGCAGGGGTTGTGCGACGAAGAAGCGCACAATCAGGCCTGGGACGACGTTGGATTCGAGGAGCGATACCGCGAACACGTCCGCGACTCAGCGGAGGCACAGGCAGCGCTAGACGGTCTGGCGGATCGGGTTCGGGACGGTGAGACCGTCGTCCTCGTCTGCTTCGAGGGTGAGGACAAACGGTGTCACAGGCACATGCTGGTCGAGATGCTGGAGCAGCGGCTGGACGGAGAGTCGTGA
- a CDS encoding alpha/beta fold hydrolase, producing the protein MSDLPEDPDPATRLYHHRTETVSEERGSGPAVVFAHGTLMDWTMFEPQLSALSDEYRTIAYNLRARTDRFQGPYDLDDLADDCRVLMDARDIDSCVLAGMSMGGFMALRFALRYPDMLDGIVLIDSMATPHDEAEREQYGDMVETAKSEGDVPDPMAEAVSHMLFGQTSIEERTDLVEHWKDRWLTYPGEAVHDEVKSWLHRPGVEDRLDEIDVPVLITHGAEDVSIEPERAEPMVDQLPDARMEVIPEAGHSSNTENPDAANAAIREFLEEVY; encoded by the coding sequence ATGTCAGACCTGCCCGAGGACCCGGATCCAGCGACACGGCTGTACCACCACCGCACCGAGACCGTCTCCGAGGAGCGCGGCTCCGGACCGGCCGTCGTCTTCGCCCACGGGACCCTGATGGACTGGACGATGTTCGAACCCCAGCTTTCGGCCCTCTCTGACGAGTATCGGACCATCGCCTACAACCTCCGGGCCCGAACCGACCGCTTCCAGGGGCCCTACGATCTGGACGATCTGGCGGACGACTGTCGGGTTCTCATGGACGCCAGAGATATCGACTCCTGTGTCCTCGCGGGGATGTCGATGGGCGGGTTCATGGCGCTGCGCTTCGCGCTCAGATATCCCGATATGCTCGACGGAATCGTCCTGATCGACAGCATGGCGACGCCCCACGACGAGGCCGAACGGGAGCAGTACGGCGACATGGTCGAAACGGCGAAATCGGAGGGCGACGTACCCGATCCGATGGCCGAAGCCGTCTCCCACATGCTGTTCGGCCAGACCTCCATCGAGGAGCGAACCGACCTCGTCGAGCACTGGAAGGACCGCTGGCTGACCTACCCCGGTGAGGCCGTCCACGACGAGGTCAAGTCCTGGCTCCACCGCCCCGGCGTCGAGGACCGACTGGACGAGATCGACGTGCCCGTCCTGATCACCCACGGTGCCGAGGACGTGTCGATCGAACCCGAACGCGCCGAGCCGATGGTCGACCAGCTCCCCGACGCCCGGATGGAGGTGATCCCCGAGGCAGGGCACTCCTCGAACACCGAGAACCCCGACGCCGCCAACGCCGCGATCCGGGAGTTCCTCGAGGAGGTCTACTGA
- a CDS encoding mechanosensitive ion channel domain-containing protein: MSAAEAVLQYLTSSPFLAASAIFIVGLISGYLLGEFVRRALRALGLPGVVEGTAFERSARGLGTSTVGLLSQLVAFSVYLGATIAALDVAGLLVMAAVLPFFAAFLPQVFIAVLAVIAGLVVGDKAALLVSEHLRGVKLPEAGLIPTLVKYSIFYIAALIALNQLGVATRALLILLAAYVFGIIFLGGIAFRDLLSAGAAGVYLLLNEPYSIGDEIRVGERTGIVQEVDLFVTHVEDDGTEYIIPNQQILRDGIVRIRD; this comes from the coding sequence ATGAGCGCTGCCGAGGCGGTACTGCAGTACCTGACGAGTTCCCCCTTTCTCGCCGCGAGCGCCATCTTCATCGTCGGACTGATCTCGGGCTACCTGCTCGGGGAGTTCGTCCGACGAGCGTTGCGAGCGCTCGGCCTGCCGGGCGTCGTCGAAGGGACGGCCTTCGAACGGAGTGCGCGCGGCCTGGGAACCTCGACTGTCGGTCTGCTCTCGCAACTGGTCGCCTTCTCCGTGTATCTGGGAGCGACCATCGCAGCGCTGGACGTAGCCGGATTACTGGTGATGGCCGCCGTCCTGCCTTTCTTCGCCGCCTTTCTCCCGCAGGTGTTCATCGCCGTGCTGGCGGTCATCGCGGGACTGGTCGTCGGCGACAAGGCCGCCCTGCTGGTCAGCGAGCACCTCCGGGGCGTCAAACTCCCGGAGGCCGGCCTGATCCCGACGCTGGTCAAGTACAGCATCTTCTACATCGCCGCGCTCATCGCGCTGAACCAGCTCGGCGTCGCGACGCGGGCCCTGCTCATCCTGCTCGCCGCGTACGTCTTCGGCATCATCTTCCTCGGTGGGATCGCGTTCCGCGACCTGCTGTCGGCCGGCGCGGCCGGCGTCTACCTCCTCCTGAACGAACCCTACAGCATCGGCGACGAGATACGCGTCGGCGAGCGGACCGGCATCGTCCAGGAAGTCGACCTCTTCGTCACCCACGTCGAGGACGACGGCACCGAGTACATCATCCCCAACCAGCAGATCCTCCGCGACGGGATCGTCCGCATTCGCGACTAG
- a CDS encoding DUF5804 family protein: protein MTQVCLVGDPEVNLRYELLSRETARNALATYDLREPFENTVVVETVSLGAAVALLNDLNWYLVRFTRDAFLREPSVSETEWLSRDLAAAVRDDEVSPDETERFLKIYGVEYESDRDDEGPPDAVESTESDDRDSDDDNDPDGGTVETAPDLVEPMYAARTGPELPEYDLRDVSDTLVVRVAEDEFGGEKQR from the coding sequence GTGACACAGGTCTGTCTCGTCGGCGACCCGGAGGTGAACCTCCGGTACGAGTTGCTCTCCCGGGAAACCGCCCGGAACGCCCTCGCGACCTACGACCTGCGGGAGCCGTTCGAGAACACCGTCGTGGTCGAGACGGTGAGCCTCGGCGCGGCCGTCGCGCTCCTGAACGATCTGAACTGGTATCTCGTTCGGTTCACCCGTGATGCGTTCCTCCGCGAACCGAGCGTCAGCGAGACCGAGTGGCTCTCCCGCGATCTGGCCGCCGCCGTCCGTGACGACGAGGTATCCCCCGACGAGACCGAACGCTTCCTCAAGATCTACGGCGTCGAGTACGAGTCCGACCGCGACGACGAGGGACCGCCCGACGCCGTTGAATCGACGGAGTCCGACGACCGCGACAGCGACGACGACAACGACCCCGACGGCGGGACGGTCGAGACGGCCCCGGATCTGGTCGAACCTATGTACGCCGCCCGGACTGGGCCGGAACTCCCGGAGTACGACCTACGGGACGTGTCCGACACGCTCGTCGTCAGAGTGGCCGAGGACGAGTTCGGCGGCGAGAAACAGCGATAG
- a CDS encoding thioredoxin domain-containing protein has translation MTDAAPTDRNRLDGEESPYLRQHADNPVNWQPWDDEALLAAQARDDPIFLSIGYSACHWCHVMEEESFEDTEIARKLNEDFVPIKVDREERPDLDSIYQSICQMTQGTGGWPLSVFLTPDGDPFFVGTYFPPESKRGMPGFGELLSDIRESWETDREGIEQRAEKWTNAIRGELEETPEAADEAPAETLDSAAQAALRGADRDHGGWGRGQKFPQAGRVHVLLRAHDRTGREEYGEVATEALDAMIEGGLYDHVGGGFHRYCTDRDWTVPHFEKMLYDNAEVPRALLAGYQATGDDRYREYALDTLDFVTRELQHPDGGFFSTLDAQSEGESGEQEEGAFYVWTPEEVREALAETDFDAVDADTAADIFCDRYGVTEPGNFEGKTVLTVVADIEDLAEAYDLDGETVETVLDRAREAAFEAREDRPRPRRDEKILAGWNGLMCSAYAEAGLVAGPEVAEPAVEALEFLREHLWDAEERRLARRYKDGDVSVDGYLEDYAFLARGAFDLYQVTADTDHLAFALELARAIEDTFWDAEAATLYFTPADGEDLVARPQELTDQSTPSSAGVAADLLLALDHFVPREGFADIAERVLATHGNEIESGPLRHTSLVLAADGYEHGGYELTVAADELPEDWRAAVGEAYLPGRILSRRPPTADGLAEWLDRLNLDEAPPIWADRDARDGDPTVYACRAFTCSPPRHDIGAALEWFDTEA, from the coding sequence ATGACCGACGCGGCCCCCACCGACCGCAACCGCCTCGACGGCGAGGAGAGCCCCTACCTCCGACAGCACGCGGACAACCCCGTCAACTGGCAACCGTGGGACGACGAAGCGCTGCTTGCGGCCCAGGCTCGCGACGACCCGATCTTCCTCTCGATCGGCTACTCGGCCTGCCACTGGTGTCACGTCATGGAAGAAGAGTCCTTCGAGGACACCGAGATCGCCCGCAAGTTGAACGAGGACTTCGTCCCGATCAAGGTCGACCGTGAGGAACGCCCCGATCTGGACTCCATCTATCAGTCCATCTGCCAGATGACGCAAGGAACTGGCGGCTGGCCGCTCTCCGTGTTCCTGACGCCCGACGGCGACCCCTTCTTCGTCGGGACGTACTTCCCGCCCGAGTCCAAGCGCGGGATGCCAGGTTTCGGTGAGTTACTCTCGGACATTCGGGAGAGCTGGGAGACCGATCGGGAGGGGATCGAACAGCGGGCCGAGAAGTGGACGAACGCGATCCGTGGCGAACTCGAAGAGACGCCCGAGGCGGCCGACGAGGCACCCGCCGAGACCCTCGATTCCGCGGCACAGGCGGCCCTCCGCGGGGCCGACCGCGACCACGGCGGCTGGGGCCGCGGCCAGAAGTTCCCCCAGGCCGGCCGCGTTCACGTCCTCCTGCGCGCCCACGACCGGACGGGCCGCGAGGAGTACGGAGAAGTCGCGACCGAAGCCCTCGACGCGATGATCGAGGGCGGCCTCTACGACCACGTCGGCGGCGGCTTCCACCGCTACTGCACGGACCGGGACTGGACGGTCCCCCACTTCGAGAAGATGCTGTACGACAACGCCGAGGTCCCCCGCGCACTGCTGGCGGGCTATCAGGCCACCGGTGACGACCGCTACCGCGAGTACGCGCTCGATACGCTCGATTTCGTCACGCGGGAACTCCAGCACCCCGACGGTGGCTTCTTCAGCACGCTCGACGCCCAGAGCGAGGGCGAGTCCGGCGAGCAGGAAGAGGGCGCGTTCTACGTCTGGACGCCAGAGGAAGTCCGCGAAGCCCTCGCGGAGACGGACTTCGACGCCGTGGACGCAGACACCGCCGCCGACATCTTCTGTGATCGCTACGGCGTCACCGAACCCGGTAACTTCGAGGGGAAGACGGTGCTGACCGTCGTGGCCGACATCGAGGACCTCGCCGAGGCCTACGACCTCGACGGAGAGACGGTCGAGACCGTCCTCGACCGGGCGAGGGAGGCCGCCTTCGAGGCCCGCGAGGATCGGCCGCGTCCTCGGCGCGACGAGAAGATCCTGGCCGGCTGGAACGGGCTGATGTGTTCGGCCTACGCCGAGGCCGGCCTCGTGGCCGGTCCCGAGGTCGCCGAGCCAGCCGTCGAGGCGCTGGAGTTTCTCCGGGAACACCTGTGGGACGCGGAGGAGCGCCGGCTCGCCCGGCGGTACAAGGACGGCGACGTGAGCGTCGACGGCTACCTCGAAGACTACGCCTTCCTCGCGCGTGGCGCGTTCGACCTGTACCAGGTTACGGCCGACACCGATCACCTCGCGTTCGCGCTGGAACTCGCGCGAGCCATCGAGGACACCTTCTGGGACGCCGAGGCGGCGACGCTGTACTTCACGCCTGCCGACGGCGAGGATCTGGTCGCACGACCGCAGGAACTCACCGACCAGTCGACGCCCTCCAGCGCCGGCGTGGCGGCCGACCTGTTGCTCGCATTGGATCACTTCGTCCCGCGGGAGGGTTTCGCCGACATCGCCGAGCGGGTGCTGGCCACGCACGGCAACGAGATCGAGTCCGGCCCGCTCCGGCACACGTCGCTCGTGTTGGCCGCCGACGGCTACGAACACGGCGGCTACGAACTCACCGTCGCCGCCGACGAACTACCCGAGGACTGGCGGGCCGCCGTCGGCGAGGCATACCTCCCGGGCCGTATCCTATCCCGCCGGCCGCCGACTGCCGACGGACTGGCAGAGTGGCTCGACCGATTGAATCTGGACGAGGCCCCGCCGATCTGGGCCGACCGTGACGCACGCGACGGTGACCCTACAGTCTACGCCTGTCGGGCATTCACCTGTTCGCCGCCGCGCCACGATATCGGAGCGGCGCTGGAGTGGTTCGATACTGAGGCCTGA
- a CDS encoding four-helix bundle copper-binding protein translates to MSLAETVDKIDSLTDEQRECIENCNEATEVCEWCADECLGDPDMEECARLCRDVADLTSLHARFMARGSEYSSTLAEACAEACEACAEECSNHDAEHCQVCAEVLPECAETCREMANA, encoded by the coding sequence ATGTCTCTTGCAGAAACAGTCGACAAAATCGATAGCCTGACCGACGAACAGCGCGAGTGCATCGAGAACTGCAACGAGGCGACCGAGGTGTGTGAGTGGTGCGCCGACGAGTGTCTCGGCGATCCCGACATGGAGGAGTGCGCCCGTCTCTGTCGGGACGTCGCCGACCTCACGTCGCTGCACGCCCGATTCATGGCCCGTGGCTCGGAGTACAGTTCCACGCTCGCAGAAGCCTGTGCAGAGGCATGCGAGGCCTGCGCGGAGGAGTGTAGCAACCACGACGCCGAGCACTGTCAGGTCTGTGCCGAGGTCCTGCCGGAGTGCGCCG
- a CDS encoding thioredoxin, with the protein MSDDGRLTTMEPDPVWDEDSYEETVETLRDLDDDVVFKIWGGDWCKDCRSQLPAFGAALEAAEISEDRIEHNPTEKEDDGSKTGPGVEEYGIEYIPTVVVEDTETGEELARFVEEEDVPIAVYLADELDGQVTTTN; encoded by the coding sequence ATGAGCGACGACGGACGACTGACGACGATGGAACCGGACCCGGTCTGGGACGAAGACTCCTACGAGGAGACGGTCGAGACGCTGCGCGATCTCGACGACGACGTAGTGTTCAAGATCTGGGGCGGCGACTGGTGCAAGGACTGCCGGTCACAGCTCCCGGCCTTCGGCGCGGCGCTTGAGGCAGCGGAGATTTCCGAGGACCGGATCGAACACAACCCGACCGAGAAGGAGGACGACGGCTCGAAGACCGGCCCCGGCGTCGAGGAGTACGGTATCGAGTACATCCCAACTGTCGTGGTCGAAGATACCGAGACGGGCGAGGAACTCGCCCGCTTCGTCGAGGAGGAAGACGTTCCGATCGCCGTCTACCTCGCCGACGAACTCGACGGGCAGGTCACGACGACGAACTGA
- a CDS encoding acyltransferase — MTDDPATGSGTGTGDGDADTDGQRPERHAATTVHATSGPKNSLQHWLEARSFLRVCCNYVVIVLARIAPSLRLKSWLLRRIGVTVGDGVSWGLESTPDVFWPELVTVEDQAIIGYDATLLCHEFLQDEYRTGEVVVRERAMIGAGAVVLPGVEIGTGAQVAANSLVTEDVPPETTVAGVPAEVV, encoded by the coding sequence GTGACCGACGATCCAGCGACCGGTTCGGGGACCGGAACGGGCGACGGGGACGCCGATACCGACGGCCAGAGGCCGGAGCGACACGCCGCAACGACAGTCCACGCGACGAGCGGGCCGAAGAACTCCCTCCAGCACTGGCTGGAAGCGCGCAGTTTCCTCCGGGTCTGTTGCAACTACGTCGTGATCGTTCTCGCGCGGATCGCGCCGAGCCTGCGGCTGAAGAGCTGGTTGTTGCGCCGCATCGGCGTCACCGTCGGCGACGGGGTGTCCTGGGGCCTCGAATCGACGCCGGACGTGTTCTGGCCCGAACTCGTCACCGTCGAGGATCAGGCGATCATCGGCTACGACGCCACGCTACTCTGTCACGAGTTCCTGCAGGACGAGTACAGGACCGGTGAGGTCGTCGTTCGCGAGCGGGCGATGATCGGCGCGGGCGCGGTGGTTCTTCCTGGGGTCGAGATCGGTACCGGAGCGCAGGTCGCGGCCAATTCGCTGGTGACCGAGGACGTCCCGCCCGAGACGACGGTCGCGGGCGTGCCGGCAGAGGTCGTCTAG
- the purD gene encoding phosphoribosylamine--glycine ligase has protein sequence MTETVLLVGGGGREHAIARALADSDADLYACAGNRNPGIADLSEGFETLDTTTPPAVVSYAEEVEADLAVIGPEAALEAGVADALDEAGIYTFGPQEEEARIETDKGFQRRFMEKHDVPGCPDFEEFRDAEAACEYVDEYDGDLAIKPAGLTGGKGVRVMGDQVDAEEAKEYIRDSDYDRIVLEERLIGEEFTVQAFVANGELRVTPAVQDHKRAYEGDEGPNTGGMGSYSDGSLELPFMTEDEYHDAVDVLRAVVDALDGYKGVLYGQFMLTAEGIKVVEFNARFGDPEAMNTLPILNTDFLDVLTAARDDEKLPKLEFQRQATVCKYAVPDGYPTDPESGAKVQIDADSAGDALLFYASVDERDDGIYTTTSRSFAVVGVDDSITEAEEVAEDALQRAGTEGLRVRHDIGKPDLVKRRIDHMAELRD, from the coding sequence ATGACAGAGACCGTGCTGCTGGTGGGTGGCGGGGGTCGCGAGCACGCCATCGCTCGCGCGCTCGCCGACTCCGACGCCGACCTGTACGCCTGTGCCGGCAACCGCAACCCCGGTATCGCCGACCTCTCGGAAGGGTTCGAGACGCTCGACACGACGACGCCCCCCGCGGTCGTCTCCTACGCCGAGGAGGTCGAGGCCGACCTCGCCGTCATCGGTCCCGAGGCAGCCCTCGAAGCGGGTGTCGCCGACGCGCTCGACGAGGCGGGGATCTACACCTTCGGCCCGCAGGAAGAGGAGGCCCGCATCGAGACGGACAAGGGCTTTCAGCGGCGGTTCATGGAGAAACACGACGTGCCGGGCTGTCCCGACTTCGAGGAGTTCCGGGACGCCGAGGCCGCCTGCGAGTACGTCGACGAGTACGACGGCGACCTCGCGATCAAGCCCGCCGGTCTCACCGGCGGCAAGGGCGTCCGTGTCATGGGCGATCAGGTCGACGCCGAGGAGGCCAAAGAGTACATCCGAGATTCGGACTACGACCGGATCGTCCTCGAAGAGCGACTGATCGGCGAGGAGTTCACGGTGCAGGCGTTCGTCGCCAACGGCGAGTTGCGCGTCACGCCCGCCGTACAGGACCACAAGCGCGCCTACGAGGGCGACGAGGGGCCCAACACCGGCGGCATGGGCAGTTACAGCGACGGCTCGCTGGAACTCCCCTTCATGACCGAAGACGAGTACCACGACGCCGTGGACGTGCTCCGGGCCGTCGTCGACGCACTGGACGGCTACAAGGGCGTCCTCTACGGCCAGTTCATGCTCACTGCAGAGGGCATCAAGGTCGTCGAGTTCAACGCCCGCTTCGGCGACCCCGAGGCGATGAACACACTCCCGATCCTCAACACGGACTTCCTCGACGTGCTCACGGCGGCCCGCGACGACGAGAAACTCCCGAAACTGGAGTTCCAGCGGCAGGCCACCGTCTGTAAGTACGCCGTCCCCGACGGCTACCCGACCGACCCCGAATCGGGGGCCAAAGTGCAGATCGACGCGGACTCGGCGGGTGACGCGCTTCTCTTCTACGCCTCCGTCGACGAGCGCGACGACGGCATCTACACGACGACCTCACGGTCGTTCGCCGTCGTCGGCGTCGACGACTCGATCACCGAGGCCGAGGAGGTCGCCGAGGACGCCCTCCAGCGGGCCGGTACCGAGGGGCTACGCGTGCGCCACGACATCGGCAAACCCGACCTCGTCAAGCGCCGCATCGACCACATGGCCGAGTTGCGCGACTAG
- a CDS encoding PLP-dependent cysteine synthase family protein: MHSSILETVGSPLVQVKSPPGATVAAKIESKNPGGSAKDRPALAMIEAAEADGVIEPGDHLVEPTSGNTGIGLSLVAAAKGYDITIVMPASKSEERRNIMQAYGADLELVEGEMDEAKERADRLEEEEGMVQLRQFENPANPEAHYRTTGPEIIDQLGDRTPDAFVAGVGTGGTLSGTARRLKEEFPDMEVVAVEPEDNAVLSTGESGSDDFQGMGPGFVSDNLDTDLLDSVETVGIDDAEAECRRLAREEGILVGQSSGGTNLVARRVAERLADPDATCPPSPDAGGPGPGIVMDGDAPADPGSADYADCPLVLTVFWDSGERYMSTGMFGN; this comes from the coding sequence ATGCACTCGTCGATTCTGGAGACCGTCGGCTCGCCGCTGGTGCAGGTGAAGTCGCCACCGGGCGCGACCGTCGCCGCGAAGATCGAGTCGAAGAACCCCGGCGGATCCGCCAAGGACCGTCCCGCACTTGCGATGATCGAGGCCGCAGAGGCCGACGGCGTGATCGAACCCGGCGACCACCTCGTCGAGCCCACGAGCGGCAACACCGGCATCGGCCTCTCGCTGGTCGCCGCCGCCAAGGGCTACGACATCACCATCGTCATGCCCGCCTCCAAGTCCGAGGAGCGACGCAACATCATGCAGGCCTACGGTGCGGACCTCGAACTCGTCGAGGGCGAGATGGACGAGGCCAAGGAACGGGCCGACCGCCTCGAAGAAGAGGAGGGCATGGTACAGCTCCGCCAGTTCGAGAACCCCGCCAACCCCGAGGCCCACTACCGCACCACCGGCCCCGAGATCATCGACCAGCTTGGCGACCGCACACCCGACGCGTTCGTCGCCGGCGTCGGTACCGGCGGCACCCTCTCCGGAACGGCTCGCCGACTGAAAGAGGAGTTCCCCGACATGGAGGTCGTCGCCGTCGAACCCGAGGACAACGCCGTCCTCTCGACCGGCGAATCGGGCTCCGACGACTTCCAGGGGATGGGCCCGGGCTTCGTCAGCGACAACCTCGACACCGACCTGCTCGATTCCGTCGAGACCGTCGGCATCGACGACGCCGAAGCGGAGTGTCGCCGCCTCGCACGCGAGGAGGGGATTCTGGTCGGCCAGTCCTCCGGCGGCACCAACCTCGTCGCCCGCCGCGTCGCCGAACGCCTCGCCGACCCCGACGCAACCTGCCCGCCCTCGCCCGACGCGGGTGGCCCCGGTCCGGGGATCGTGATGGACGGCGACGCCCCCGCTGATCCCGGGAGCGCAGACTACGCCGACTGCCCGCTCGTGCTCACCGTCTTCTGGGATTCCGGGGAGCGGTACATGTCGACCGGGATGTTCGGCAACTAA
- a CDS encoding GNAT family N-acetyltransferase, whose product MESTATARGEQEYAIRPFAAGDESRFLDLYETVWGHGRTSEWFDWRFRANPAADRVRMILAERDRTLVGAEAVLPYRLRVGDETVSALQPVDWIVHPDHRGAGLATRMTESRIGRDGDAALYFNFPTPALRPLLSKFGWRTVSRPTTYYRVQDPAAVAARRGDGRTTRIAGRLLAPLVHGYLDYRDWQAATPDDVAVERLDGVPAATLAALYSRAVPDRIHVVRDEPYIDWRFSNPNWDCRTYLARRDGRLVGGLVTCSDTVDGVTTTRLADALPLVGGSDDVFAAVVAAVVADTPRAAVLTATADPIPAEVLADFGFLADDTAPLSRLVTRSTHVTRPLPSSESGEGWRLGGVEIDDAENWSLSPSDQDIA is encoded by the coding sequence ATGGAGTCGACTGCTACCGCACGCGGCGAGCAGGAGTACGCGATCCGTCCGTTCGCGGCCGGCGACGAGTCGCGCTTTCTCGACCTCTACGAGACGGTCTGGGGCCACGGGCGGACGAGCGAGTGGTTCGACTGGCGGTTCCGGGCGAACCCGGCGGCCGACCGGGTTCGCATGATCCTCGCCGAGCGCGACAGGACGCTCGTCGGCGCGGAGGCTGTCCTCCCCTACCGTCTCCGGGTCGGCGACGAGACGGTCTCCGCACTCCAGCCCGTCGACTGGATCGTCCACCCGGACCACCGCGGGGCTGGTCTGGCGACCCGGATGACCGAGTCCCGTATCGGACGCGACGGCGACGCCGCACTCTACTTCAACTTCCCCACACCGGCCCTGCGACCGTTGCTGTCGAAGTTCGGCTGGCGGACCGTCTCCCGACCGACGACCTACTACCGCGTCCAGGACCCGGCCGCGGTCGCGGCCCGCCGGGGTGACGGACGCACGACGCGAATCGCGGGTCGCCTCCTCGCGCCTCTCGTCCACGGATATCTCGACTACCGGGACTGGCAGGCCGCGACACCCGACGACGTGGCCGTCGAGCGACTCGATGGCGTACCGGCGGCGACGCTCGCAGCCCTCTATAGTCGGGCCGTACCCGATCGGATCCACGTCGTCCGGGACGAACCCTACATCGACTGGCGCTTCTCGAATCCGAACTGGGACTGCCGGACGTACCTCGCTCGCCGTGACGGCCGTCTCGTCGGCGGTCTCGTCACCTGCTCGGACACGGTCGACGGTGTGACCACCACGCGGCTGGCCGACGCCCTCCCGCTTGTCGGGGGTTCCGACGACGTCTTCGCCGCAGTCGTCGCCGCAGTCGTCGCCGACACCCCGAGGGCGGCCGTCCTGACCGCGACGGCCGATCCGATCCCTGCCGAGGTCCTTGCCGACTTCGGCTTCCTCGCCGACGACACGGCCCCGCTGTCGCGGCTGGTGACTCGGTCCACTCACGTCACGAGGCCGTTGCCCTCGTCGGAATCGGGCGAGGGCTGGCGGCTCGGCGGCGTGGAGATCGACGACGCGGAAAACTGGTCCCTTTCGCCGTCCGATCAGGATATCGCCTAG
- the dacZ gene encoding diadenylate cyclase DacZ gives MSDLRELLGGLVSDVDAVFLFSPSSSFYEDFEGEDDTLVVVVAPDNAVGAEEFVELPLEFNDVASRVRYGVEGALDQDLVDDGDDIACAIKTFDEDIDTVMRVKASNFDPSGVYGLFVNSRAEPAVIRDVLEVAVELGKKGQKGKPVGALFVVGDAGKVMNKSRPLSYNPFEKSHVHVGDPIVNVMLKEFSRLDGAFVISDSGKIVSAYRYLEPSAEGVDIPKGLGARHMAAGAITRDTNAVAIVLSESDGLVRAFKGGELILELDPEEY, from the coding sequence ATGAGCGACTTGCGTGAGCTACTCGGGGGTCTCGTGTCCGACGTGGACGCCGTCTTCCTGTTTTCCCCGAGCAGTTCGTTCTACGAGGACTTCGAGGGCGAGGACGACACGCTGGTCGTGGTCGTCGCGCCCGACAACGCCGTCGGAGCCGAGGAGTTCGTCGAACTCCCGCTAGAGTTCAACGACGTGGCCAGTCGCGTCCGGTACGGTGTCGAGGGTGCGCTGGATCAGGACCTCGTCGACGACGGCGACGACATCGCCTGCGCCATCAAGACCTTCGACGAGGACATCGACACGGTGATGCGGGTCAAGGCCAGCAACTTCGATCCCTCCGGCGTCTACGGCCTCTTCGTCAACTCTCGGGCCGAACCAGCCGTCATCCGCGACGTGCTCGAAGTGGCCGTCGAACTCGGGAAGAAAGGCCAGAAGGGCAAACCCGTCGGCGCGCTGTTCGTCGTCGGCGACGCCGGCAAGGTGATGAACAAGTCCCGCCCGCTCAGCTACAACCCCTTCGAGAAGTCCCACGTCCACGTCGGCGACCCCATCGTGAACGTGATGCTCAAGGAGTTCTCCCGGCTCGACGGCGCGTTCGTCATCTCCGATTCGGGGAAGATCGTCTCCGCGTACCGGTACCTCGAACCATCCGCGGAGGGTGTCGACATCCCGAAGGGGCTCGGCGCGCGGCACATGGCCGCGGGAGCGATCACCCGGGATACGAACGCCGTCGCGATCGTCCTCTCGGAGAGTGACGGACTGGTGCGGGCGTTCAAGGGCGGTGAACTGATCCTCGAACTCGATCCGGAGGAGTACTGA